The Trichomycterus rosablanca isolate fTriRos1 chromosome 19, fTriRos1.hap1, whole genome shotgun sequence region gttaattaattatGTCAGGTCTGTTTGTGGGCttgtatatttaaaatctaaacatctaaataaaGTGCAGTGCTCACCTGTAAAGTGACCTTgagactgaataaataaaactattattattattattattattattattaaatgagctaataaaaaaagctgtatttttttttttctccatagCTCATCGGATTGGTGTCGAAATTCGGAAACCAGAAGTGGGCCCGGATAGCCAAGTACCTCAAAGGTCGCAGGGGAAAGCAGTGCAGGGAACGCTGGCATAACCACCTCGACCCCTCGGTGAATAAAAACGCCTGGACGACAGAAGAAGATCTCGTCATCTGCAAGGCCCACAGCGTTATCGGGACGAGCTGGTCCAAGATCGCCAGACTGCTTCCTGGGAGGTGAGACGTGCTGACCTGTATTGATCTGTTCACAGTtcgtagttaaggtactggactagtaatcagaaggtcgctggttcaagccacacctctgcaaggttgtcactgttgggcccttgagcaaggcccttaacccttaattgccccTAGTGCCGGCCGTGCCATAGTTTTCTCCGGAGTGGAGAGGTACTAttgaggtggtggatgattctcagcactgcagtgacactgacatggtggtggtgtgttagtgtgtgttgtgctggtatgagtggatcagacacagcagcgctgctggagtttttaaacaccgtgtccactcaccgtccactctattacacactcctacctagtcggtccaccttgtagatgtaaagtcagagacgatcgctcatctattgctgccgtttgagtcgctcatcttctagaccttcatcagtggacacatggtgctgttggctgtatgtttttggcaggtggactattctcagtccagcagtgacagtgaggtgtttaaaaactccatcataccagcacaacacacactaacacaccaccaccatgtcagtgtcactgcagtgctgagaatcatccaccacctaaataatacctgctctgtggtggtcctgtgggggtcctgaccattgaagaacagcatgaaagggggctaacaaagcatgcagagaaacagatggactacagtcagtaattgtagaactacaaagtgcttctatatggtaagtggagctgataaaatggacagtgagtgtagaaacatggacagtgagtgtatattaTTGGAAGCTGTGCTTTTGAGTATTTAACGTATTTCTTTGCTCCGGCAGGACGGATAACTCCATCAAGAATCGCTGGTATTCGTCTCTGAGGCACAAAATAGCCACGGGCGCTCTGGTGGTGGACGACGATCCTCTGCTTCCTATAAAAGCAGAGGCCGGCGAGGAGGACCGAGCTCCTTCTCCTGTAGAGGAAAGCAAAGTATGGAGTTAAATATCATGATCTGAATTATTATTCATCGTTTTTAATAGAATTTATTCATGAATAAATGTGTGATTTGTGGTTCAGAAGGACGACTCCTGCAACACCAGCTTGACGTCCGAGTCTCTGACCGACACGCCTGAAGATGTAAGAGACCTGGTTCTAACGTATTAtagtttatatacatttatatttacattctcggcatttagcaggcgctctTATATCCAGAACGacctacagaagtgcttctagtttaaataataacagaataaGGAtttaaatctgctaaaaccctctTAGAACAAAGGCTACAGTTCTAATAAAGTgacaacagtgtaaatacattcaccacttcttttcacctgcatgaggcgggttcatatggagatccgtatcgcgcacggagagtcacgctccgatctctattatcccccgtctcattGTACAGCAGATTAGGACCAACCCCTGCAGCCCTCCCCCCTTTCTCGGACGAGCCAATTATCGTCCTATAGGCGatatttatctttatatttatttatatttatattatattatttattatatgtattattattttatatttatttatattatttatatttatattatattatttatatttatttatttatattcgttattattatgttcaatatataaataataaaattaattaaaaataataacataaataataatgattatttattatataatattaatttatcaatgttgtaattatattatataaaaaattataatgaaataataaatgattattattatttttacttgtttattatttattatataatatttatcaatattgttattattttatattaaaaaatttaaatattacaaaaaataataatataataaattgttatttatatttttctttattatatagtaTTCATTTAtcgatattttattattatattatataaaatattttaatttattatgcaatattattaatatgatatttatttttatacatattatatttatataatatttaactcCTCCCTCCATTCGAACAGATGCGACCTACACCGGAGCCCCTCAGTAATTATGATCAGGACTTCTGTTGTGATGTCGTTTTGGATTCGGATCCAGTCCCGGACGTTCCCGATCAGGTGATTTCGCTGTTACCTGTGCTCTTTACCGCTCTGCGCGTTACAGTGCTAGCGTGCTAACCAGAAAAcgtttgtttatgtttacaatCAAAGGGAACGTCAGATCTCAGGGTTTCCAGGAGGAAACGGAAGCTCGGAACCAACAGGACCTGTTATAACACCGACACTTCGAGTTCCAGATCCAGATCCAGCGCGGACGGCGTGCTGCAGATGATCGCCGAGGACATGCTGCCCCTCAGCCTGGTGGAAGGTTCGGGGTTCCGGAGCTTCGTCGCGGCGGTCTGTCCCCGGCACCCCAGACTCTCTCAGCGCACGCTGGGGCTGAGGCTGTACGACGCCGTGGAGAAGACGGCCAAGCCGCGCCTGATCGGACAGCTCAGGGACTGTCGCGCCGTCAGCGGCGAGAGCGCCGACATCCACGTCACGGCGGACGTCTGGGCGGGCGACGACGCCGACCCCGTGCTCGCCGTCCGGCTGCACTTCCTCGACGAGGCCTGGAACGTCCGCCGGCCCACCGTCGCCTTCCGGCACCTGAGAGGGAAGAACCTGAACAGCCTGGTCACCCGGGAGCTGGAGGCCGTGCTGCTGAGCTACGGTCTGTTCCCCGAAAACATCGGCTACATCATCGCCCACGAGGCCAAGAGCACCATCAGCGCGCACGACTTCTTCTGCGACTACAAGATCATGCACAGCGCGCAGAAGAACGACCCGGAGGAGGACGAGCTGGTCGACTTCCTGGACGATCAGGTCTACGTGGACGGCTTCTCCGAGATCCTGCTGGGAACGCACACGGACTGCACCGGCGGCCTTCTCCACTCGGCCATCAGGGAGGCGCTGAAGAGCTGCAAGTCCGTGGATCACGCGCTCTCGCAGCTCCGCGACGTGGTGCTCTTCTTCCGCCGTAACGTCTACTGGGACGAGCTCCTCCTCAGGGAGTTTAAATTCTCCCTGGCGGGTCCGTACAGCTACGGCGCCTACGCTTGGAACTCCACCTTCGCCAGCGTGCGCAGACTGACCTCGGAGTTCGCGTGGGACGCCGCGCGGGCCCTGCTGGCCCAGGCACACAAGGACGGTGCGGACGACCCTCCGCCGGCGCTGCGCGTCGACCGCGAGCGAGCCGCGGACGCCGTCGGGCTGCTGGAGCCGTTCGAAGAGGCCGTGCAGGTCCTTCAGGGAGACGGCGTCACGTTCTCCCTGGTCATCCCGTCCATAATCGGCATCGATAGAACCCTCGCCGCCAAGGCGACCGGTCACCCGCCGTTCTGCAGGGCTCTGCGTGCCAGCCTGCGCGACCACTTCCAACCCCTGATCATGAAACGAGACCTCATCCTCGCGACCATCCTGGACCCTCGGATCAAGCTCCAGCCCTTCGAGGACGACCGGCAGGACGACTCCGCCTCCGCCGCAACTCTTAACCCGCCCACGAAAGTCTTAGCCTGTTCCGTCTTGGAGTCCGCCGTGAGCGAAATGGACACGTGGATCCCGGTCGAGGAGGGCACCGCCGCGCTGGACCGCGAGGACGAGCTGGCCGCGCGGGCCGCCAGCCTGGGcaacatcaaaagcaagaaggTGTTCCGGCTGGAGCGGCCCCGCGCGGCGATGACCCCGGGCTCCGAGCTCGACCTGTATTTATCCGAGCCTCTGCTGGACGGAGACTCTTCGGTCGAGGCGTTTTGGAAAGAGGCCACACGCTTCCCCCAGTTGCGGAGCCTCTGCCACAGGCTGCTGGCCGTCCCGGCCTCTTCGGGGGGGTTCAGACGGCTGTTCCCCCTGGCGGCGAGCATAGTCCGGGCGCGGCGGAACAGGCTACCGCAGCACACCACCGAGCGACTCTTACTATACAGAGAGTGCGTAAAAGCGAGGGGGGGGAAACAGAGCTCCGAACTCTCATGACtcgctgcagacctccacttctgaccgAGCAGGGTCGAAACTAACACACGCCCGTCCGACACGTGTCCAGTACAGATCGCTTCTTCTCACCCGCACCAgatgggttcatatggagatccgtaccgcgcacggagagtcataaactgatctccattatccccatgtctgtgcagcgccatcgatcagccagcagaggtcgtaatcgcagcagttatgaggaaccccggcgaccctccctccctcagacgagCCGTTTGTTAGAGAGAACTCTTGAGCTTgggatgtcagctctggtattcatgaatagaaaataaatagagtttatttTATTACCCCCTGGGGTAAATCAGGGAATCTTTTTCTAttgatgattttattattattattattattattattattagtggtgcagcgggatattcctctagcacgccagcgccgagattctgaactcctcggttcgaaactcagcgttgccaccggtcgactgggcgccatctagctggcATAATCAGCAGTGcgtgcagcagacacgtctctgctagggcggaatgaccggactatgtgggcggggtcttcaaacgctgtgtaaggaccctgattggcggatagagaggCGCCCGTGCagggtgcatgggtgaaaagggttccgctcagggctgcacgcgggtcggaggaggcgtgagcagcgatatacccacctcgcctacaatcagggatccaccagcagcggaagacaaattaattacgataaactgggagaaaaatgcatcaataaaatagaaGAGTTTTGTTCCTTGTAGCTTATTTACACttgaaaaaacaacaacaaaacatgaACTTTGATCAGGGACGTTCAGACTTTTGCATaaatctgtatttttaaagTCGAGTTTGTCATTTTGCATCATTTACCAGACACAGGGGGCCTTGCTATGACAACTTTgcagtggtgggccttgaaccggcaaccttctgatcactagcactaggccagtaccttaacgaCTGAGCTACCACTTCTCTGTATAACGAATCATGACTGAACCTTGACACTTTGTCCTAACACTGCTGTTCATTTCCAGTGGAACTCCATGTTTTTATGTCCTCCGTGATGAAACAATGAATTTTTTATGTACAGAAAATGTCaaactttttacttttgtaGCTATTTTCTCTAAAAGAAACATTGTGGATTAATTTtgcatataaataattatatatatttgatttttttagactaataaagctgcagtatgtgaCGTGTGAAGATTTGTGGATGCAGTGCCCCCTCTGGTACAGATGTGGTATTACAAGCAACTTGcagattattcattcattcataactgtctgttttaccaccgtttcatcctggtcagggttgcagtgggtctgattcattgggcgacacacacacacagagacgatTAGTAGCTACAATTggctcctggaagaaacccacacagaaaagacagggagaacatgcaaaccccacacagaaaggaccttcgaATCGAACCCAGTTTGGGTGCTGGAACCCAGATCCCAGATTTTCAATTGggtcaaggcacacagtaacaccctggacccccggggcgccagtccatcgcagggcagacacacacatacacacattcacctatagggcaattcggtgtctccaaataacctgactgcatgtttttggactgtgaaaggaaacccacgcagaaaaggggagaacatgcaaaccctacacagaaaggacccggaccgccccgcctgaggatcaaacccaggaccttcttgctgtggggcgacagtgctgcccaccatGTCGCCCCAGAGCAAAACTGTTCATGTTGTTTTGTCCACAACGTTCTTTCAttctctgttttaccaccacgtGGTGCTATTGACCGGCTGGacgtttacacagacatgattggctgtgtctgataaGGAGAAGGAATGACCGAAGCCTTGAAATAGACTGTTCCCAGTCTAGGGTGTGTTTATGCTTTGTGTTTAGTGGTTACGAATGGAACAAGAGGAGCAAAACATGTTTGTATGCCGCACCTTCAGCCTGGTTCACTTTAACACAGATTCTGTCAGTGTGTTTTTCTAAATCGCTCTGGTCCCGTCACACTGAACTCGTTAATGATTGATGCACTAAAATCTTCCGTTCCCCTCGTCCACTGTAAAACAGCCTttccggtgggtagcactgtcgcctcacacaggttcgattcccaggcggggcggttcaggtcttttctgtgtggagtttgcatgttctccccatgtctgtgtgggtttcctccgggagctccggtttcctcccacagtccagatacatgcaagtgaggtgaactggaggaactaaattgtccatgagtgtgtttgacataatcttgtgaactgatgaatcttgtgtaatgagtaatatatatatatatatacagtatatataataaacaaacaacacacacttgggtttattatactgtatatacatatatactgtatatatatatatatataataaacaaacaacatacACACTTGggttcattatatatatatatatatatatatatacagtgtatcacaaaagtgagtacacccctcacatttctgcagatatttaagtatatcttttcatgggacaacactggcaaaatgtcactttgacacaatgaaaagtagtctgtgtgcagcttatataacagtgtaaatttattcttccctcaaaataactcaatatacagccattaatgtctaaaccaccggcaacaaaagtgagtacaccccttagtgaaagttcctgaagtgtcaatattttgtgtggccaccattatttcccagaactgccttaactctcctgggcatggagtttaccagagcttcacaggttgccactggaatgcttttccactcctccatgacgacatcacggagctggcggatattcgagactttgcgctcctccaccttccgcttgaggatgccccaaagatgttctattgggtttaggtctggagacatgcttggccagtccatcacctttaccctcagcctcttcaataaagcagtggtcgtcttagaggtgtgtttggggtcattatcatgctggaacactgccctgcgacccagtttccggagggaggggatcatgctctgcttcagtatttcacagtacatattggagttcatgtgtccctcaatgaaatgtaactccctaacacctgctgcactcatgcagccccagaccatggcattcccaccaccatgcttgactgtaggcatgacacacttatctttgtacttctcacctgattgccaccacacatgcttgagaccatctgaaccaaacaaattaatcttggtctcatcagaccataggacatggttccagtaatccatgtcctttgttgacatgtcttcagcaaactgtttgcgggctttcttgtgtaaagacttcagaagaggcttccttctggggtgacagccatgcagaccaatttgatgtagtgtgcggcgtatggtctgagcactgacaggctgaccccccaccttttcaatctctgcagcaatgctgacagcactcctgcgcctatctttcaaagacagcagttggatgtgacgctgagcacgtgcactcagcttctttggacgaccaacgcgaggtctgttctgagtggaccctgctcttttaaaacgctggatgatcttggccactgtgctgcagctcagtttcagggtgttggcaatcttcttgtagccttggccatcttcatgtagcgcaacaattcgtcttttaagatcctcagagagttctttgccatgaggtgccatgttggaactttcagtgaccagtatgagagagtgtgagagctgtactactaaattgaacacacctgctccctatgcatacctgagacctagtaacactaacaaatcacatgacattttggagggaaaatgacaagcagtgctcaatttggacatttaggggtgtagtctcttaggggtgtactcacttttgttgccggtggtttagacattaatggctgtattttgagggaagaataaatttacactgttatataagctgcacacagactacttttcattgtgtcaaattttcattttgtcagtgttgtcccatgaaaagatatacttaaatatctgcagaaatgtgaggggtgtactcacttttgtgatacactgtatatatatatatatatatatataaatccaaACAACATACACACTTgggtttattatactgtatatacatatatactgtatatacagtgtatcacaaaagtgagtacacccctcacatttctgcaaatatttcattatatcttttcatgggacaacactatagacatgaaacttggatataacttagagtagtcagtgtacaacttgtatagcagtgtagatttactgtcttctgaaaataactcaacacacagccattaatgtctaaatggctggcaacataagtgagtacaccccacagtgaacatgtccaaattgtgcccaaagtgtcaatattttgtgtgaccaccattattatccagcactgccttaaccctcctgggcatggaattcaccagagctgcacaggttgctactggaatcctctaccactcctccatgatgacatcacagagctggtggatgttagacaccttgaactcctccaccttccacttgaggatgcgccacaggtgctcaattgggtttagtccatcacctttaccttcagcttcctcagcaaggcagttgtcatcttggaggttgtgtttggggtcgttatcctgttggaaaactgccatgaggcccagttttcgaagggaggggatcatgctctgtttcagaatgtcacagtacatgttggaattcatgtttccctcaatgaactgcagctccccagtgccagcaacactcatgcagcccaagaccatgatgctaccaccaccatgcttgactttaggcaagatacagttgtcttggtacttctcaccagggcgccgccacacatgctggacaccatctgagccaaacaagtttatcttggtctcgtcagaccacagggcattccagtaatccctgttcttggactgcttgtcttcagcaaactgtttgcgggctttcttgtgcgtcagcttccttctgggatgacgaccatgcagaccgagttgatgcagtgtgcggcgtatggtctgagcactgacaggctgacctcccacgtcttcaacctctgcagcaatgctggcagcactcatgtgtctattttttaaagccaacctctggatatgacgccgaacacgtggactcaacttctttggtcgaccctggcgaagcctgttccgagtggaacctgtcctggaaaaccgctgtatgaccttggccaccatgctgtagctcagtttcagggtgttagcaatcttcttatagcccaggccatctttgtggagagcaacaattctatttctcacatcctcagagagttctttgccatgaggtgccatgttgaatatccagtggccagtatgagagaattgtacccaaaacaccaaatttaacagccctgctccccatttacacctgggaccttgacacatgacaccagggagggacaacgacacatttgggcacaatttggacatgttcactgtggggtgtactcacttatgttgctagccatttagacattaatggctgtgtgttgagttattttcagaagacagtaaatctacactgctatacaagctgtacactgactactctaagttatatccaagtttcatgtctatagtgttgtcccatgaaaagatataatgaaatatttgcagaaatgtgaggggtgtactcacttctgtgatacactgtatatatacacacacacacatacagtgtatcacaaaagtgagtacacccctcacatttctgcagatatttaagtatatcttttcatgggacaacactgacaaaatgacactttgacacaatgaaaagtagtctgtgtgcagcttatataacagtgtaaatttattcttccctcaaaataactcaatatacagccattaatgtctaaaccaccggcaacaaaagtgagtacaccccttagtgaaagttcctgaagtgtcaatattttgtgtggccaccattatttcccagaactgccttaactctcctgggcatggagtttaccagagcttcacaggttgccactggaatgcttttccactcctccatgacgacatcacggagctggcggatattcgagactttgcgctcctccaccttccgcttgaggatgccccaaagatgttctattgggtttaggtctggagacatgcttggccagtccatcacctttaccctcagcctcttcaataaagcagtggtcgtgttagaggtgtgtttggggtcattatcatgctggaacactgccctgcgacccagtttccagagggaggggatcatgctctgcttcagtatttcacagtgcatattggagttcatgtgtccctcaatgaaatgtaactccccaacacctgctgcactcatgccatggcattcccaccaccatgcttgactgtaggcatgacacacttatctttgtactcctcacctgattgccgccacacatgcttgagaccatctgaaccaaacaaattaatcttggtctcatcagaccataggacatggttccagtaatccatgtcctttgttgacatgtcttcagcaaactgtttgcgggctttcttgtgtagagacttcagaagaggcttccttctggggtgacagccatgcagaccaatttgatgtagtgtgcggcgtatggtctgagcactgacaggctgaccccccaccttttcaatctctgcagcaatgctgacagcactcctgcgcctatctttcaaagacagcagttggatgtgacgctgagcacgtgcactcagcttctttggacgaccaatgcgaggtctgttctgagtggaccctgctcttttaaaatgctggatgatcttggccactgtgctgcagctcagtttcagggtgttggcaatcttcttgtagccttggccatcttcatgtagcgcaacaattcgtcttttaagattctcagagagttctttgccatgaggtgccatgttggaactttcagtgaccagtatgagagagtgtgagagctgtactactaaattgaacacacctgctccctatgcacacctgagacctagtaacactaacaaatcacatgacattttggagggaaaatgacaagcagtgctcaatttggacatttaggggtgtagtctcttaggggtgtactcactttcgttgccggtggtttaaacattaatggctgtatattgagttattttgagggaagaataaatttacactgttatataagctgcacacagactacttttcattgtgtcaaagtgtcattttgtcagtgttgtcccatgaaaagatatacttaaatatctgcagaaatgtgaggggtgtactcacttttgtgatacactgtatatatatatataaatccaaACAACATACACACTTGGgttcatattatatatatatatatatatgtatatatatataaaacatactaTTAATTCCCGAATATATTATAAAGATATAAATGCTTTAGTGCGACTGGCCAATCACAGCGCGCCGTTCTCCTTGTGGGCGGAGCCATCGCGGAATAGCGGTgcgaaaacaagtccagttcACACAGAAGTTGCGGTGAAACATGGCTGCTGCAGACAGGAGGTCGagtgtttattataaattatatttatttgtacatttagtGATTTTTGGCTGGTATGTGTTTATTCTGAAGGTGAACTGCTCCTCAGTCATTTCAAATAAACACCCCGGTGCTCGGAGTTACGGCGGGCGGTGGAAATATTTAACCTTCATTAACATGGTGAGTGGAGATGCttctttatttcatatttaacaTGTTGTGAACCAGACGGAGACCAAAAATCCAGGTTTAGTTCATAGTTTATTAATGCCAagacaaaaagtacaaaaacacagATAATACAGGCCTGTAATGACGTGTTACTGATGATCAGCCTTGTGTTGGACTAAACACACCAGATTAAAAC contains the following coding sequences:
- the mybl2a gene encoding v-myb avian myeloblastosis viral oncogene homolog-like 2a isoform X1; the protein is MDEPGLNFPISLNSNFLEEQPEKPRGRWTPEEDDCLKALVQRLGSSNWDLIASFLPGRSEPDCKYRYNRVLDPDLVKGFWTKEEDAMLIGLVSKFGNQKWARIAKYLKGRRGKQCRERWHNHLDPSVNKNAWTTEEDLVICKAHSVIGTSWSKIARLLPGRTDNSIKNRWYSSLRHKIATGALVVDDDPLLPIKAEAGEEDRAPSPVEESKKDDSCNTSLTSESLTDTPEDMRPTPEPLSNYDQDFCCDVVLDSDPVPDVPDQGTSDLRVSRRKRKLGTNRTCYNTDTSSSRSRSSADGVLQMIAEDMLPLSLVEGSGFRSFVAAVCPRHPRLSQRTLGLRLYDAVEKTAKPRLIGQLRDCRAVSGESADIHVTADVWAGDDADPVLAVRLHFLDEAWNVRRPTVAFRHLRGKNLNSLVTRELEAVLLSYGLFPENIGYIIAHEAKSTISAHDFFCDYKIMHSAQKNDPEEDELVDFLDDQVYVDGFSEILLGTHTDCTGGLLHSAIREALKSCKSVDHALSQLRDVVLFFRRNVYWDELLLREFKFSLAGPYSYGAYAWNSTFASVRRLTSEFAWDAARALLAQAHKDGADDPPPALRVDRERAADAVGLLEPFEEAVQVLQGDGVTFSLVIPSIIGIDRTLAAKATGHPPFCRALRASLRDHFQPLIMKRDLILATILDPRIKLQPFEDDRQDDSASAATLNPPTKVLACSVLESAVSEMDTWIPVEEGTAALDREDELAARAASLGNIKSKKVFRLERPRAAMTPGSELDLYLSEPLLDGDSSVEAFWKEATRFPQLRSLCHRLLAVPASSGGFRRLFPLAASIVRARRNRLPQHTTERLLLYRECVKARGGKQSSELS
- the mybl2a gene encoding v-myb avian myeloblastosis viral oncogene homolog-like 2a isoform X2, producing MDEPGLNFPISLNSNFLEEQPEKPRGRWTPEEDDCLKALVQRLGSSNWDLIASFLPGRSEPDCKYRYNRVLDPDLVKGFWTKEEDAMLIGLVSKFGNQKWARIAKYLKGRRGKQCRERWHNHLDPSVNKNAWTTEEDLVICKAHSVIGTSWSKIARLLPGRTDNSIKNRWYSSLRHKIATGALVVDDDPLLPIKAEAGEEDRAPSPVEESKDDSCNTSLTSESLTDTPEDMRPTPEPLSNYDQDFCCDVVLDSDPVPDVPDQGTSDLRVSRRKRKLGTNRTCYNTDTSSSRSRSSADGVLQMIAEDMLPLSLVEGSGFRSFVAAVCPRHPRLSQRTLGLRLYDAVEKTAKPRLIGQLRDCRAVSGESADIHVTADVWAGDDADPVLAVRLHFLDEAWNVRRPTVAFRHLRGKNLNSLVTRELEAVLLSYGLFPENIGYIIAHEAKSTISAHDFFCDYKIMHSAQKNDPEEDELVDFLDDQVYVDGFSEILLGTHTDCTGGLLHSAIREALKSCKSVDHALSQLRDVVLFFRRNVYWDELLLREFKFSLAGPYSYGAYAWNSTFASVRRLTSEFAWDAARALLAQAHKDGADDPPPALRVDRERAADAVGLLEPFEEAVQVLQGDGVTFSLVIPSIIGIDRTLAAKATGHPPFCRALRASLRDHFQPLIMKRDLILATILDPRIKLQPFEDDRQDDSASAATLNPPTKVLACSVLESAVSEMDTWIPVEEGTAALDREDELAARAASLGNIKSKKVFRLERPRAAMTPGSELDLYLSEPLLDGDSSVEAFWKEATRFPQLRSLCHRLLAVPASSGGFRRLFPLAASIVRARRNRLPQHTTERLLLYRECVKARGGKQSSELS